A stretch of the Enterobacter mori genome encodes the following:
- a CDS encoding type I toxin-antitoxin system SymE family toxin — MAATNFKPEFTVCKTESDAFTGVIENRELVRKNSARRLHGNPLNVAPVHPRAETPQDSAACCELYARIDMKYLLLGGDWLTRAGFINGMPVKIRAMKDCIVITPQHTRELWGCLEGMSVVNINKQKVAQWLKTFPGALNDTGDIPVIKRNA; from the coding sequence ATGGCTGCGACGAATTTTAAGCCAGAGTTTACTGTTTGCAAAACAGAATCAGACGCTTTCACCGGCGTGATTGAAAACCGCGAGCTGGTACGCAAAAACAGCGCCCGCCGACTTCACGGCAACCCGCTCAACGTGGCACCCGTTCATCCCCGCGCGGAAACGCCGCAGGACAGTGCCGCCTGCTGCGAACTGTATGCGCGCATAGACATGAAATACCTTCTGCTTGGCGGCGACTGGTTAACCCGCGCGGGCTTTATCAACGGCATGCCCGTAAAAATCCGCGCCATGAAAGACTGCATTGTGATTACGCCTCAGCATACAAGAGAATTATGGGGATGCCTGGAAGGTATGAGTGTGGTGAATATTAATAAGCAGAAAGTCGCGCAGTGGTTAAAAACATTTCCGGGCGCGTTAAATGACACCGGCGATATTCCGGTAATTAAGCGTAACGCCTGA
- a CDS encoding class I SAM-dependent methyltransferase, translating into MTLHYYQNHAQDFFDGTVNVDMTPLYEAFTQHLTHGARVLDAGCGSGRDAKAFHEIGYLVDAFDASSAMVELAKQHTGLPVQLMTFSEIDGKAQYDGIWCCASLLHIPSSELPAVMQKLADALKPGGVWYVSFKYGNGERVQGERRFTDQDEEGLRELLKAVPGIEIASLWATQDNRPDRDETWLNGILRKNAA; encoded by the coding sequence ATGACACTTCACTACTATCAGAACCACGCGCAGGATTTCTTCGATGGCACGGTCAATGTCGATATGACTCCGCTATACGAAGCCTTTACCCAGCACCTGACGCACGGTGCCCGGGTTCTGGATGCGGGCTGCGGTTCAGGGCGGGACGCAAAAGCCTTTCATGAAATCGGTTATCTGGTGGATGCTTTTGATGCCTCTTCCGCGATGGTGGAGCTGGCAAAGCAACATACCGGGTTACCCGTACAGCTGATGACGTTTTCAGAGATCGACGGCAAAGCGCAGTACGATGGGATCTGGTGTTGTGCATCTTTGCTGCATATCCCCTCTTCTGAGTTGCCTGCGGTGATGCAGAAGCTTGCGGATGCGCTTAAGCCTGGCGGCGTCTGGTACGTGTCCTTTAAGTATGGCAACGGTGAGCGTGTGCAGGGTGAAAGACGGTTTACGGATCAGGATGAAGAGGGGTTGCGGGAGTTGCTGAAGGCGGTTCCGGGAATAGAGATAGCATCTCTGTGGGCGACTCAGGATAACCGCCCGGACAGGGATGAGACATGGTTGAATGGGATATTACGAAAAAACGCCGCTTGA
- a CDS encoding type I restriction endonuclease subunit R produces MSMDSTKELIFQNEMIAQMEAKGWICGKTDGYDRERALYSQDALTFVQTTQPQEWEKFAKIYPTDTERHFLDALVAQLKKADINATDMLSRTYGTLGVLRHGIKSHNARFSLCQFKPEHNLNPETLTRYKQNICRIVPELVYSPHASNAAFEETGVKARKWRIDLVLFVNGLPIATLELKSEFKQTVQNAITQYKKTRLPKDPGTNKPEPLLTFKRGALVHFAVSQYEVFMATKLEGDKTFFLPFNKGTHDGGAGNDIPEDANDYATSYLWNEVLLPDNLLKILASFVHLQIVEKENAIGLKYKSESLIFPRYHQWDVVNKLITAATVEGTGNKYLIQHSAGSGKSNSIAWTAHQLSRLYDEKGEKQFHSVIVVTDRTVLDDQLQDTIYQFEHQDGVVGRINNKEGDGSKSEKLASALENSQPIIIVTIQTFPFVLKAIENSVSLKQRKYAVIADEAHSSQSGSTARQLKEVLMTEEADDDVEMSSEDILDATVAARKGSSNLNYYAFTATPKAKTLELFGRRPNPQEPASKTNKPEAFHVYSMRQAIEEGFILDVLKNYTNYKVAYKLLQKLDDPDREVDSKKAKIKLNQWVSLHDHNVSQKVKVIVEHFRKHVMHLLAGQAKAMVVTSSRKAAVRYKLAFDKYIAEQKYDKISAMVAFSGEVEFHEDDHNSLALLNQKFTEINMNPGLKGRDMRKAFDTDDYQVMLVANKFQTGFDQPKLCAMYVDKKLGGVECVQTLSRLNRTYPGKAQSGTFVLDFYNEPDEILGAFQPYYQTAELMDVSDPQLVFELYEKLRTSGIFLWNEVEQFCEAFFSKNKSNAAISNICKPAVERWKHRYTSAIDAYVLAKEMFERTKKTGDIVLITNAENTFKDCEKEKSKLDIFKKDLGSFVRFYEFMSQIVDYDDKNLEKLSLFARHLRPLLHEQRIEEDEIDLSNVEMSHYRLSKLHEQHLKLQEDAEEYKIKPGNDVGTAKPKDKKEEFLSNILARLNELFVTDNLSDKDMINYAFAVRDKLSENQAVMTQIANNTREQAMLGDFPKAIDDAVMDSNEAQQEMMVQYLSNPELAKGFARVVFDMLKGA; encoded by the coding sequence ATGAGCATGGACAGCACCAAAGAGCTGATTTTCCAGAATGAGATGATTGCTCAGATGGAAGCAAAAGGCTGGATTTGCGGCAAAACCGACGGCTACGATCGCGAACGTGCACTGTACTCGCAGGATGCGCTGACTTTTGTGCAGACCACCCAGCCGCAGGAGTGGGAGAAGTTTGCCAAAATTTATCCTACCGATACCGAGCGTCATTTCCTTGATGCGCTGGTGGCTCAGCTAAAAAAAGCGGATATTAACGCTACCGATATGCTTTCGCGCACTTACGGCACGCTCGGCGTGCTGCGTCATGGTATCAAAAGCCATAATGCGCGTTTTTCCCTGTGCCAATTTAAGCCGGAACATAACCTCAATCCGGAAACTCTGACGCGCTACAAACAGAATATCTGCCGCATCGTGCCGGAGCTGGTTTACAGTCCGCATGCGTCGAACGCCGCATTTGAAGAAACCGGCGTTAAGGCAAGGAAATGGCGTATCGATCTGGTGTTGTTCGTTAATGGCCTGCCGATAGCGACGCTGGAACTGAAGTCTGAATTTAAGCAGACGGTGCAAAACGCCATCACGCAGTATAAGAAAACGCGTTTGCCGAAAGATCCTGGCACCAATAAACCTGAGCCGCTGCTGACCTTTAAACGCGGCGCGCTGGTGCACTTTGCCGTCAGCCAGTACGAAGTGTTTATGGCGACTAAACTTGAGGGTGATAAAACCTTCTTCCTGCCGTTTAACAAAGGGACCCATGACGGCGGTGCGGGGAACGATATCCCGGAAGATGCCAACGACTACGCTACCAGCTACCTGTGGAATGAGGTGCTGCTGCCGGACAATCTGCTGAAAATTCTCGCGAGCTTCGTGCATCTGCAAATCGTCGAAAAAGAAAACGCCATTGGCCTGAAGTACAAAAGCGAGAGCCTGATTTTCCCGCGCTATCACCAGTGGGACGTGGTGAACAAACTGATCACTGCCGCGACGGTTGAAGGGACCGGCAATAAATACCTGATTCAGCACAGTGCCGGGTCGGGCAAATCGAACTCTATCGCCTGGACTGCCCACCAGCTTTCCCGCCTGTACGATGAAAAGGGCGAGAAGCAGTTCCACTCGGTGATTGTGGTAACGGACCGCACCGTGCTTGACGATCAGCTGCAGGACACCATCTATCAGTTTGAACATCAGGACGGCGTGGTCGGGCGTATCAATAATAAAGAGGGCGACGGCTCTAAATCGGAGAAGCTGGCGAGCGCGCTGGAAAACTCGCAGCCGATTATCATCGTCACCATCCAGACTTTTCCGTTTGTCCTGAAGGCGATTGAAAACAGCGTCAGCCTCAAGCAGCGTAAATATGCGGTGATTGCCGATGAAGCGCACTCCTCGCAGAGCGGTTCTACGGCGCGTCAGCTGAAAGAAGTGCTGATGACCGAAGAGGCGGATGACGATGTGGAGATGTCTTCAGAAGATATTCTGGATGCTACCGTCGCGGCGCGTAAAGGCAGCAGCAATCTCAACTATTACGCCTTCACCGCCACGCCGAAGGCCAAAACGCTGGAGCTGTTTGGCCGTCGTCCTAACCCGCAGGAACCGGCATCGAAAACGAACAAACCGGAAGCGTTCCACGTTTATTCCATGCGTCAGGCCATCGAAGAAGGCTTTATTCTTGATGTGCTGAAGAACTACACCAACTACAAAGTGGCGTACAAGCTGCTGCAAAAGCTGGACGATCCTGATCGGGAAGTGGACAGCAAGAAAGCGAAGATCAAACTGAACCAGTGGGTGTCGCTGCACGATCATAACGTGTCGCAGAAAGTGAAGGTGATTGTTGAGCACTTTCGCAAGCACGTGATGCACTTACTGGCCGGCCAGGCCAAAGCGATGGTTGTGACCAGTTCGCGTAAGGCGGCTGTGCGTTACAAGCTGGCGTTCGATAAATACATCGCCGAGCAAAAATACGACAAGATCAGCGCGATGGTGGCTTTCTCCGGGGAGGTGGAATTCCATGAAGATGACCACAACAGCCTTGCGCTGCTCAACCAGAAATTCACTGAGATAAACATGAACCCCGGACTGAAAGGCCGGGATATGCGTAAAGCGTTTGATACTGACGACTACCAGGTGATGCTGGTGGCCAACAAATTCCAGACCGGTTTTGACCAGCCCAAGCTGTGCGCCATGTATGTGGATAAAAAGCTGGGGGGCGTGGAGTGCGTACAGACGCTGTCGCGTCTGAACCGCACCTATCCGGGGAAGGCGCAGTCCGGCACGTTTGTGCTCGATTTCTACAACGAACCTGACGAGATTTTGGGGGCTTTCCAGCCGTACTACCAGACAGCAGAGCTGATGGATGTCAGCGATCCGCAGTTGGTCTTTGAGCTTTATGAAAAGCTGCGCACCAGCGGTATTTTCCTGTGGAACGAAGTGGAGCAGTTCTGTGAGGCGTTCTTCAGTAAAAACAAATCCAACGCGGCCATTAGCAATATCTGCAAACCTGCGGTAGAGCGCTGGAAGCATCGTTACACCTCAGCGATTGATGCCTATGTGCTGGCCAAAGAGATGTTTGAACGCACTAAGAAAACCGGAGATATTGTACTGATCACCAATGCGGAAAACACCTTTAAGGACTGCGAGAAAGAAAAAAGTAAGCTGGATATCTTTAAGAAAGATCTCGGCAGCTTTGTCCGCTTTTACGAGTTTATGTCGCAAATCGTCGATTATGACGACAAGAATCTTGAAAAGCTGAGTCTCTTCGCCCGTCATTTGCGTCCGTTACTGCATGAACAGCGTATTGAAGAAGATGAAATTGATTTAAGCAACGTGGAGATGAGCCATTATCGCCTGTCCAAACTCCACGAACAGCACCTGAAGCTGCAAGAGGATGCAGAGGAATACAAAATCAAACCGGGTAATGATGTCGGAACGGCGAAACCAAAGGACAAGAAAGAAGAGTTTCTTTCAAATATCCTGGCTCGTCTGAATGAGCTTTTTGTCACCGATAATCTGTCCGATAAAGACATGATCAATTATGCCTTTGCGGTGCGCGACAAGCTGTCAGAAAACCAGGCGGTGATGACCCAGATCGCCAACAATACACGCGAGCAGGCTATGCTGGGTGATTTCCCGAAGGCGATTGATGACGCTGTTATGGACAGCAACGAAGCCCAGCAGGAGATGATGGTGCAATATCTCTCTAATCCTGAACTGGCGAAGGGCTTTGCCCGCGTGGTGTTTGATATGTTGAAAGGGGCATAA
- a CDS encoding type I restriction-modification system subunit M gives MTNTNFSQTAAFIWSVADLLRGDFKQSQYGRVILPFTLLRRLECVLAETKDAVVAKYDELKTSPLPEDAKEKFLLRASGLSFFNTSKMDLGKMGQNDIKANLESYVQAFSPDAREIFEHFKFSEFVGLLEDANLLFKVVKKFATTDLSPKAISNYEMGLVFEELIRRFAESSNETAGEHFTPRDIVRLTTSLVFMEDDEALTQPGIIRTIYDPTAGTGGFLSSGMEYVHELNPNAVMRAFGQELNPESYAICKADMLIKGQDVSRIKLGNTLSNDQLPQDQFDYMLSNPPFGVDWKKIEGEINDEHTQKGFNGRFGPGLPRVSDGSLLFLMHLISKMRDNHNVDGTVSNGGRIGIILNGSPLFTGGAGSGESEIRRYILEADLLEGIIALPTDMFYNTGIATYVWILSNKKAPERKGKVQLIDGTNLCGKMRKSLGSKRNLMGEDDIKLITQTFGDFEIVDATTLEELGLEKAAEQKSSRGRQPATAKPEAPKTFASKIFYSTDFGYRRLTIERPLRLSAQVTDEAIATLRFAPKPFNAPMERLYEEFASQWQEDTYGDFSELEAEARAIIKAEFAELKEKQIKDLLDSKLWLVQRALMEKAQQIQAALGTQAGSKTLVSNDFNQFQLTLKGAIKTAGVKLDAKENKQFIDAITTRNPDAEPVVKKVLKEAAQPLYGAFEYKGKVVEFEQDGELRDNENVPLNPAVSTSDLIENYFKAEVLPHVNDAWINADKRDAKDSEVGIVGYEIPFNRHFYVYQPPRPLEEIDADLDAVSAEIMKLLQEVHS, from the coding sequence ATGACTAACACTAACTTTTCTCAAACGGCTGCGTTTATCTGGTCGGTAGCTGATTTGCTGCGCGGTGATTTTAAACAGTCTCAGTACGGGCGCGTGATCCTTCCCTTTACGCTGCTGCGCCGTCTTGAATGTGTGTTGGCGGAGACTAAAGACGCGGTGGTGGCGAAATATGATGAATTAAAAACCAGCCCACTGCCGGAAGATGCCAAAGAGAAGTTTCTGCTGCGCGCCAGCGGGCTCTCCTTCTTCAATACCTCGAAGATGGATCTGGGCAAGATGGGCCAGAACGACATCAAAGCCAACCTAGAAAGCTACGTACAGGCGTTTTCACCGGATGCGCGTGAAATCTTCGAACACTTCAAATTCAGTGAGTTTGTTGGCCTGCTCGAAGATGCCAACCTGCTGTTTAAAGTGGTGAAGAAATTCGCCACCACCGATCTCAGCCCGAAAGCCATTTCCAACTATGAAATGGGCCTGGTGTTTGAAGAACTTATCCGCCGTTTTGCGGAAAGCTCCAACGAGACCGCCGGTGAGCACTTTACCCCACGCGATATCGTGCGTCTGACCACCTCGCTGGTGTTTATGGAAGATGATGAAGCCCTGACGCAGCCCGGTATCATCCGCACCATTTATGACCCGACGGCCGGGACCGGCGGCTTCCTCTCTTCAGGCATGGAATATGTGCACGAGCTGAACCCTAACGCGGTGATGCGCGCCTTTGGCCAGGAGCTGAACCCGGAATCCTACGCTATCTGTAAAGCCGATATGCTGATCAAAGGTCAGGATGTCAGCCGTATTAAGCTGGGCAACACCCTCTCTAACGACCAGTTACCGCAGGATCAATTCGACTACATGCTCTCTAACCCGCCGTTTGGCGTGGACTGGAAGAAGATTGAGGGCGAAATTAACGACGAACATACGCAGAAAGGTTTTAACGGTCGCTTTGGCCCGGGCCTGCCGCGTGTTTCCGACGGCTCACTGCTGTTCCTGATGCACCTGATCAGCAAAATGCGCGACAACCACAATGTGGATGGCACCGTGAGCAACGGCGGGCGTATCGGGATTATCCTTAACGGCTCACCACTGTTTACCGGCGGGGCGGGCAGCGGTGAAAGTGAAATCCGTCGCTACATTCTGGAAGCCGATTTGCTGGAAGGCATCATCGCGCTGCCAACGGACATGTTCTACAACACCGGCATTGCCACCTACGTCTGGATCCTCTCCAACAAAAAAGCGCCTGAGCGTAAAGGCAAAGTGCAGCTGATTGATGGTACCAACCTGTGCGGCAAGATGCGTAAGTCACTGGGTTCCAAGCGCAACCTGATGGGCGAAGACGATATCAAGCTGATCACGCAGACCTTTGGTGATTTTGAAATAGTGGATGCCACAACCCTGGAAGAACTGGGTCTGGAAAAAGCCGCAGAGCAAAAATCCAGCCGCGGTCGTCAGCCTGCCACCGCCAAACCCGAAGCGCCGAAAACCTTCGCCAGCAAAATCTTTTACAGCACCGACTTTGGCTATCGCCGCCTGACCATTGAACGCCCGCTGCGTTTATCCGCTCAGGTCACGGATGAAGCGATTGCGACTCTGCGCTTTGCACCGAAGCCGTTTAACGCGCCGATGGAACGTCTGTATGAAGAGTTCGCGTCCCAGTGGCAGGAGGACACCTACGGTGATTTCTCCGAACTGGAAGCAGAAGCGCGCGCCATCATCAAAGCCGAATTTGCCGAACTGAAAGAGAAGCAGATTAAAGACCTGCTCGACAGCAAGCTGTGGCTGGTGCAACGCGCCTTGATGGAAAAAGCGCAGCAGATTCAGGCAGCTCTGGGTACGCAGGCGGGTAGTAAAACGCTGGTGAGCAATGACTTCAACCAGTTCCAGTTGACTCTGAAAGGGGCCATCAAAACAGCTGGCGTGAAGCTGGATGCGAAAGAGAACAAGCAGTTTATCGATGCTATCACTACGAGAAACCCGGATGCCGAGCCGGTGGTGAAGAAGGTGCTGAAAGAAGCCGCTCAGCCGCTGTATGGTGCGTTTGAATACAAAGGTAAGGTTGTTGAGTTTGAGCAGGACGGCGAGCTGCGCGATAACGAAAACGTGCCGCTGAACCCGGCGGTGTCCACAAGCGACCTGATTGAAAATTACTTCAAAGCCGAAGTGCTGCCACATGTGAATGACGCCTGGATCAACGCTGATAAGCGCGATGCCAAAGATAGCGAAGTGGGGATTGTCGGTTATGAAATTCCGTTTAACCGCCATTTCTATGTCTACCAGCCACCGCGCCCGTTAGAAGAGATTGATGCCGATCTGGATGCCGTCAGCGCCGAGATTATGAAGCTGCTGCAGGAGGTACATTCCTGA
- a CDS encoding HNH endonuclease domain-containing protein, translated as MEFYQADPTLENYWRGVILFGRNVASYKFALASALYEVDKTGSDLITLDQLAVPFSRYLCEHLKHAPKQITSRSSQFLETCLKFNRGEITHAQLIEATVRLGFNNVIDAFHYVNQGEIDKRFFLDERKTHNGIRLTDNFFLLGERLQYKNLAFETNARWNLVEQAWSMGISRNLVGVEFDEDNQLLFTRVNARRVDITSCRDSLNGYQKGRCFYCFKPISLVPGDAELADVDHFIPWAARHEVSNINGVWNLVLACRCCNRGTEGKSARIPELRLLQRLHTRNEYFIQSKLPLHETIVLQTGQRPEARKSFLQRNWQAALEKLIHTWKPNAEGEATF; from the coding sequence ATGGAATTTTATCAGGCCGATCCGACGCTTGAGAACTACTGGCGTGGTGTGATCCTCTTTGGAAGGAACGTCGCATCTTACAAGTTTGCACTGGCGTCAGCTTTGTATGAAGTGGATAAGACGGGCAGCGATTTGATTACGCTCGACCAGCTTGCTGTGCCGTTCAGCCGTTATCTTTGCGAGCACCTGAAGCATGCGCCAAAACAGATCACCTCCCGCAGCAGCCAATTTCTGGAAACCTGTCTGAAGTTCAATAGAGGTGAAATCACCCATGCCCAGCTCATTGAAGCGACGGTCCGCCTTGGCTTTAACAACGTGATTGATGCCTTTCACTACGTGAACCAGGGCGAGATCGATAAACGTTTTTTCCTTGATGAGCGCAAAACCCACAACGGGATCCGCCTGACGGATAACTTCTTTTTACTGGGCGAACGCCTGCAGTATAAAAACCTCGCCTTTGAAACCAATGCTCGCTGGAACCTGGTGGAACAGGCCTGGTCGATGGGGATTTCACGTAACCTTGTGGGCGTGGAGTTCGACGAAGATAATCAGTTGCTGTTCACGAGGGTGAATGCGCGGCGCGTAGACATCACCAGTTGTCGCGATAGCCTGAATGGTTACCAGAAAGGACGATGTTTTTACTGCTTTAAACCCATCAGTCTGGTACCGGGAGACGCAGAACTGGCGGACGTCGACCACTTTATTCCCTGGGCTGCCCGCCATGAAGTGAGCAATATTAACGGCGTATGGAACCTGGTGCTGGCCTGTCGGTGCTGTAACCGTGGTACCGAAGGCAAATCTGCACGCATTCCCGAGCTCAGGCTCCTGCAGCGGTTACACACCCGCAATGAGTACTTTATTCAGAGCAAACTGCCGTTACATGAGACGATTGTTCTACAGACAGGGCAACGTCCTGAAGCACGGAAAAGCTTTCTTCAGCGTAACTGGCAGGCCGCACTGGAAAAACTTATCCATACTTGGAAACCCAACGCGGAAGGCGAGGCAACGTTTTAA
- the fosA gene encoding FosA/FosA2 family fosfomycin resistance glutathione transferase gives MLQSLNHLTLAVSDLQKSVTFWHTLLGLTLHARWNTGAYLTCGDLWVCLSYDEARQYVPPQESDYTHYAFTVAEADFAPFSHRLEQAGVTVWKQNKSEGASFYFLDPDGHKLELHVGSLAARLAACRKKPYAGMVFTSDEA, from the coding sequence ATGCTGCAATCACTCAATCACCTGACCCTCGCGGTCAGCGACCTGCAAAAAAGCGTCACCTTCTGGCACACGCTGCTGGGGCTGACCCTGCACGCCCGCTGGAATACCGGGGCCTATCTCACCTGCGGCGATCTGTGGGTCTGCCTGTCGTACGACGAGGCGCGCCAGTACGTGCCGCCGCAGGAGAGCGACTACACCCACTACGCGTTTACCGTCGCGGAGGCGGATTTCGCACCGTTCTCGCACAGGCTGGAGCAGGCGGGCGTTACCGTCTGGAAGCAGAACAAAAGCGAGGGGGCGTCGTTCTATTTTCTCGACCCGGACGGGCACAAGCTGGAGCTGCACGTGGGCAGCCTCGCCGCGCGGCTGGCGGCGTGTCGCAAAAAGCCCTATGCGGGCATGGTGTTTACCTCAGACGAGGCTTGA
- the trpS gene encoding tryptophan--tRNA ligase: MNAPTILTGDRPTGPLHLGHFVGSLRQRVALQQTHNQFVLIADLQGLTDNGSNPQKIRDNIPEVLADYLAAGIDPNLTTICLQSALPALAELTMLYMNIVTVARVERNPTVKNEIAQKGFARSLPVGFMAYPISQAADITAFKAECVPVGDDQLPMIEQTNEIVHKMNSLLPAPVLRHCKAMLSDTSRLPGIDGSAKMSKSLGNTLHLSASEETIHRAVSAMYTDPNHLKVSDPGQIEGNVVFTYLDAFHPDKEKVAAMKAHYQAGGLGDRACKNELEACLQELIAPMRERRAMYMQDKGELMAMLKRGTERAQGVTQGTLREVKVGLGVPVF, translated from the coding sequence ATGAACGCACCCACCATCCTCACCGGCGACCGCCCAACCGGCCCGCTGCACCTTGGCCACTTCGTCGGATCGCTGCGCCAGCGCGTGGCGCTCCAGCAGACGCACAACCAGTTTGTGCTGATTGCCGACCTGCAGGGGCTGACCGACAACGGCAGCAACCCGCAGAAGATCCGCGACAATATCCCCGAAGTGCTGGCCGACTACCTCGCCGCCGGCATCGACCCGAACCTGACCACCATCTGCCTGCAGTCCGCCCTGCCCGCCCTCGCCGAGCTGACGATGCTGTATATGAACATCGTCACCGTCGCCCGCGTGGAGCGTAACCCGACGGTGAAGAACGAGATTGCGCAGAAGGGTTTCGCCCGCTCGCTGCCGGTCGGGTTTATGGCCTACCCCATCAGCCAGGCGGCAGACATCACCGCGTTTAAGGCCGAGTGCGTGCCCGTCGGCGACGACCAGTTGCCGATGATTGAGCAGACCAACGAGATTGTGCACAAGATGAACAGCCTGCTGCCCGCCCCGGTGCTGCGCCACTGCAAGGCGATGCTGAGCGACACCAGCCGCCTGCCCGGCATCGACGGCAGCGCCAAGATGTCGAAATCGCTTGGCAACACGCTGCATCTTTCGGCCAGCGAAGAGACGATTCACCGTGCGGTCAGCGCCATGTACACCGACCCGAACCACCTGAAGGTGAGCGACCCGGGGCAGATTGAGGGGAACGTGGTGTTTACGTACCTCGACGCGTTTCATCCGGACAAGGAGAAAGTGGCGGCGATGAAGGCGCACTATCAGGCGGGCGGGCTGGGTGACCGGGCGTGCAAGAACGAGCTGGAGGCGTGTTTGCAGGAGCTGATTGCGCCGATGCGGGAGCGTAGGGCGATGTATATGCAGGATAAGGGAGAGCTGATGGCGATGCTGAAGCGCGGAACGGAACGGGCGCAGGGGGTGACGCAAGGGACGTTGAGGGAGGTGAAGGTGGGGCTGGGGGTGCCGGTGTTTTGA
- a CDS encoding restriction endonuclease subunit S codes for MAKYKAYPEYKYSGVEWLGMIPTEWKISHFKWLTNDGKAFASGPFGSSIGSKFYQECGVPVIRGNNLSINGEKPFFKDSGYVYLDDAKANELSNAEVIAGDLVFTARGTVGQVGLIPTDNSLSWSRAILSANQLRFRSDSEKNNSNYLWYQFSSWFIRTQITLSSDSVAQPNLNLGSLKSLNIIIPPLSVQKTIANFLEHETAKIDNLIENQKKLIELLNEKRQAVISHAVTKGLNPDVPMKNSGVEWLGKVPEHWVVCAIKHIVSTPITDGPHETPDFIDDGIPFISAEAISSGFIDFDKKRACISIRDHKRFSKKYSPQFNDIYMVKSGATTGITAIVETYDDFNIWSPLAVIRCNEYSNPYFVINFLRSKQFQTAIELNWSYGTQQNIGMGVIGNLHIARPPVSEAIDIADYLRAKCAKLDELINISIRQISIMQERRIALISAAVTGKIDVRDWVAPDTQDVEEPLEATA; via the coding sequence ATGGCTAAATATAAGGCGTATCCGGAGTATAAGTATTCTGGGGTTGAGTGGTTGGGGATGATTCCAACAGAGTGGAAAATATCCCATTTTAAATGGCTAACTAATGATGGAAAAGCATTTGCTTCAGGTCCATTCGGTTCAAGTATTGGTTCAAAATTCTACCAAGAATGTGGTGTTCCCGTTATTCGTGGAAATAATTTAAGCATCAACGGAGAAAAACCATTCTTCAAAGATTCAGGATATGTTTACTTGGATGATGCGAAAGCAAATGAATTATCTAATGCAGAGGTTATTGCAGGAGATCTTGTTTTCACTGCCCGAGGAACTGTAGGGCAGGTGGGACTTATACCGACGGATAATTCTCTTAGTTGGAGCCGAGCAATACTTTCTGCGAATCAATTACGTTTTAGAAGTGATTCGGAAAAAAATAATTCAAACTATCTTTGGTATCAATTCTCTTCATGGTTTATTCGTACCCAAATTACGCTGAGTAGTGATAGTGTTGCGCAACCTAACCTCAATTTAGGATCCTTAAAATCACTTAATATTATTATTCCGCCGTTATCAGTTCAAAAAACAATTGCAAATTTCCTCGAACACGAAACCGCAAAAATCGATAACCTGATCGAGAATCAGAAGAAACTAATTGAATTATTGAACGAAAAACGTCAGGCGGTGATTAGCCATGCCGTCACCAAAGGGCTAAACCCTGATGTGCCGATGAAAAATTCCGGGGTTGAGTGGCTGGGGAAAGTGCCGGAGCATTGGGTTGTATGTGCTATAAAACATATAGTGTCAACTCCAATTACCGATGGTCCTCATGAAACCCCAGATTTTATTGATGATGGGATACCATTTATATCGGCTGAAGCGATATCGTCTGGATTCATAGACTTTGATAAAAAAAGAGCGTGTATTTCAATAAGAGATCATAAAAGATTTAGCAAGAAGTATTCCCCGCAGTTTAATGATATTTATATGGTAAAGTCTGGTGCCACGACCGGTATCACTGCGATTGTTGAAACTTATGATGATTTCAATATTTGGTCACCCTTGGCAGTTATTAGATGTAATGAATACTCGAATCCTTATTTTGTTATTAACTTTTTGCGTTCGAAGCAATTTCAAACTGCTATTGAATTGAATTGGAGTTATGGTACACAGCAGAATATTGGGATGGGTGTAATTGGTAATCTGCATATAGCTCGTCCTCCAGTTAGTGAGGCAATTGATATTGCAGATTATTTAAGGGCTAAATGTGCTAAGCTTGATGAATTAATTAATATTTCTATAAGACAAATATCAATTATGCAAGAACGCCGCATTGCCCTGATCTCCGCAGCCGTCACCGGAAAAATCGACGTCCGCGACTGGGTTGCCCCGGACACACAGGATGTTGAGGAGCCACTGGAGGCCACGGCATGA